The Roseovarius indicus genome has a segment encoding these proteins:
- a CDS encoding GcvT family protein: protein MKTTTRVAIIGGGVVGCSVLYHLTKLGWSDVMLIERSELTSGSTWHAAGGFHTLNGDTNMAALQGYTIKLYKELEEITGLSCGLHHVGGVTLADNRDRFDMLLAERAKHRYMGLETEIVSPEEIRKIAPVTNTDGILGALYDPLDGHLDPSGTTHAYAKAARMAGATIETHCKVLETNQKSDGTWQIVTEKGTIDAEHVVNAGGLWAREVAAMSGVYLPLHPMEHQYVVTEEVPEIAEIIDAGGEHPHVMDPAGESYLRQEGRGLCIGFYEQPCKPWAVDGTSWDFGHELLPDNLDKIEQSIDFAYKRFPALERAGVKSVIHGPFTFAPDGNPLVGPVPGLRNYWSACGVMAGFSQGGGVGLMLAQWMIEGECERDVSAMDVARYGDWINKGYTLPKVIENYQKRFSVSYPNEELPAARPLNTTPMYDIFDSMGAVWGHQYGLEVVNYFAEGDEPRFETPSFRRSNAWEATKREVKAVREAVGINEVHNFGKYLVTGPNARDWLDRIMAGRIPKQGRVSLTPMLSPKGRLIGDFTVSCLGPEAFQLTASYGAQAFHMRWFEQNEADGVRVENISDRLNGFQIAGPKARDVLTACTRDTVADMRFMDLRRATVGMVDCLIQRVSYTGDLGYEIYCDPMAQRSLWKTLWEEGQKHGMKPFGMRAMMSLRLDRFFGSWLSEFSPDYTPGETGMDRFISFTKNTDFIGRAAAEDEKNKGPERQLVVFEVDAEDADPHAYEPIWIDGAVQGFCTSGGYSHHAEKSIALALIPRALAKDGLEAEIEILGKMCPARLITEPLFDPEGERFRM, encoded by the coding sequence ATGAAAACCACCACCCGCGTGGCGATTATCGGCGGCGGAGTCGTCGGCTGCAGCGTTCTCTACCACCTCACCAAGCTGGGCTGGTCCGATGTCATGCTGATCGAGCGGTCCGAGCTCACCTCCGGCTCCACCTGGCATGCCGCCGGCGGCTTTCACACCCTCAACGGCGACACCAACATGGCCGCCCTTCAGGGCTATACGATCAAGCTTTACAAGGAGTTGGAGGAAATCACCGGCCTCTCCTGCGGGCTCCATCACGTGGGCGGCGTCACCCTCGCCGACAACCGCGACCGCTTCGACATGCTCCTCGCCGAGCGGGCCAAGCACCGCTACATGGGCCTCGAAACCGAGATCGTTTCGCCCGAGGAAATCCGCAAGATCGCCCCCGTCACCAACACCGACGGCATCCTCGGCGCCCTCTACGATCCGCTCGACGGCCACCTCGATCCGTCCGGCACCACCCACGCCTACGCCAAGGCCGCCCGCATGGCCGGCGCCACCATCGAGACGCATTGCAAGGTGCTGGAAACAAACCAGAAATCCGACGGGACGTGGCAAATTGTCACTGAGAAAGGCACCATCGACGCCGAGCACGTGGTCAATGCCGGCGGCCTCTGGGCCCGGGAAGTTGCAGCGATGTCAGGGGTTTACCTGCCGCTCCACCCCATGGAACACCAGTATGTCGTGACCGAGGAAGTCCCCGAGATCGCCGAGATCATCGACGCCGGCGGCGAACACCCCCACGTCATGGACCCCGCCGGCGAAAGCTACCTCCGCCAAGAAGGCCGCGGCCTCTGCATCGGCTTCTACGAACAGCCCTGCAAGCCCTGGGCCGTCGACGGAACGTCCTGGGATTTCGGCCACGAGCTGCTCCCCGACAACCTTGACAAGATCGAACAATCCATTGATTTCGCTTACAAACGCTTCCCCGCCCTCGAACGCGCCGGGGTGAAGTCCGTCATCCACGGCCCCTTCACCTTCGCCCCCGACGGCAACCCCCTTGTCGGCCCCGTGCCGGGCCTGCGCAACTACTGGTCCGCCTGCGGCGTGATGGCCGGATTCAGCCAGGGCGGCGGCGTCGGCCTCATGCTCGCGCAGTGGATGATCGAGGGCGAATGCGAACGCGACGTCTCTGCCATGGACGTGGCCCGCTACGGCGACTGGATCAACAAGGGCTACACCCTTCCGAAAGTCATTGAAAACTATCAGAAAAGATTCTCGGTCTCCTATCCGAACGAAGAACTTCCCGCCGCCCGCCCGCTGAACACCACGCCGATGTACGACATCTTCGACAGCATGGGCGCGGTCTGGGGCCACCAATACGGGCTCGAGGTGGTGAACTACTTCGCCGAGGGCGACGAGCCGCGTTTCGAGACGCCCTCTTTCCGCCGCTCCAACGCCTGGGAGGCCACCAAGCGCGAGGTGAAGGCCGTCCGCGAAGCCGTTGGAATCAACGAGGTTCACAACTTCGGAAAGTACCTCGTCACCGGCCCCAATGCCCGCGACTGGCTCGACCGGATCATGGCCGGGCGCATCCCCAAACAGGGCCGCGTCTCGCTCACCCCGATGCTGTCGCCCAAGGGCCGGCTGATCGGTGATTTCACCGTCTCCTGCCTTGGGCCGGAAGCCTTCCAGCTCACCGCCTCCTATGGCGCCCAGGCCTTCCACATGCGCTGGTTCGAACAGAACGAGGCCGACGGCGTGCGGGTTGAAAACATCTCCGACCGCCTCAACGGCTTCCAGATCGCCGGCCCCAAGGCGCGCGACGTGCTGACCGCCTGCACCCGGGACACTGTCGCCGACATGCGCTTCATGGACCTCCGCCGCGCCACCGTGGGCATGGTCGACTGTCTGATCCAGCGGGTCAGCTATACGGGCGATCTGGGCTACGAGATCTACTGCGATCCGATGGCCCAGAGGTCGCTCTGGAAAACCCTCTGGGAAGAAGGCCAGAAGCACGGCATGAAGCCCTTCGGGATGCGGGCGATGATGTCGCTGCGGCTCGACCGGTTCTTCGGCTCTTGGCTGTCGGAATTCTCACCCGACTACACCCCCGGCGAGACAGGGATGGACCGGTTCATCAGCTTCACGAAGAACACCGATTTCATTGGGCGCGCAGCGGCGGAAGACGAGAAAAACAAGGGGCCGGAGCGCCAGTTGGTTGTGTTCGAGGTCGATGCGGAGGATGCCGACCCGCATGCCTATGAGCCGATCTGGATCGACGGCGCCGTTCAGGGATTTTGCACCTCGGGCGGCTATTCGCACCACGCGGAAAAATCGATCGCGCTGGCCCTTATCCCGCGCGCGCTTGCCAAGGATGGGCTCGAGGCCGAGATCGAGATCCTGGGCAAGATGTGCCCTGCCCGGCTGATCACCGAACCGCTCTTTGACCCGGAAGGCGAAAGGTTTCGGATGTAG
- a CDS encoding nucleotidyltransferase family protein has product MLPDPAMSGHCILIPAAGRSSRMQGRDKLLEVVDGQPLLRRQAMLALATRYPVLVTLAADRPARANAVSGLEGLSQIVVPDAAEGISASIRAGATWAAAQGAQGLMILLADLPELTLDDLKKLLQASEKEPKSVFRATDATGKPGHPVILPARLFQRLSGLHGDEGAKPVLASEKVTRIALPGRRATTDLDTPEDWSAWRERRKKPSP; this is encoded by the coding sequence ATGCTGCCGGACCCGGCGATGAGCGGGCATTGCATCCTGATCCCTGCGGCGGGCCGCTCCTCGCGCATGCAGGGGCGTGACAAACTGCTGGAGGTTGTCGATGGCCAGCCGTTGCTGCGCCGTCAAGCAATGCTCGCACTTGCAACGCGCTATCCTGTGCTCGTGACGCTGGCCGCAGACCGCCCGGCACGCGCCAACGCGGTTTCAGGTCTTGAGGGGCTATCTCAGATAGTCGTGCCGGATGCGGCCGAGGGGATCTCTGCCTCGATACGGGCCGGCGCGACATGGGCAGCGGCGCAGGGGGCGCAGGGGTTGATGATCCTGCTGGCGGATTTGCCGGAGCTCACGCTAGACGACCTGAAAAAGCTGCTACAGGCCTCTGAAAAAGAGCCGAAATCCGTGTTCAGGGCGACCGACGCGACAGGCAAGCCGGGCCATCCCGTGATCCTGCCCGCCCGCCTGTTTCAGCGCCTCTCGGGACTGCACGGCGACGAGGGCGCCAAGCCGGTGCTGGCCTCGGAGAAGGTCACGCGTATTGCCCTGCCCGGTCGCCGTGCCACAACCGACCTCGATACCCCGGAAGACTGGTCCGCGTGGCGTGAACGGCGCAAAAAACCCTCCCCCTGA
- a CDS encoding Hint domain-containing protein, with protein sequence MPSIENPASQNAAIAALGTSEQAELPIENVVPCFTPGTVIATPSGEKRVEDLQLGDRVLTRDNGLQEIRWIGSCRLGAEDLRKAPSLRPVLIRSGALDHGLPEADIMVSPWHNVLIQNDKTAQFFEDSEVLSAAGHLTGLDGVDVVDVAQVTYIHFMFDQHQVVLSNGFWTESFRPDERVMASLGSRQRRQIFELFPDLRDTAGRKAYQAARRALTEAESRLLLK encoded by the coding sequence ATGCCGTCGATCGAGAACCCCGCAAGCCAGAACGCCGCCATCGCGGCCCTTGGCACCAGCGAGCAGGCAGAGTTGCCCATCGAGAACGTCGTTCCCTGCTTCACCCCCGGTACCGTCATTGCCACGCCTTCGGGCGAGAAACGGGTCGAGGATCTGCAACTCGGCGACCGGGTCCTGACACGCGACAATGGTCTGCAGGAAATCCGCTGGATCGGATCCTGCCGCCTTGGCGCCGAGGATCTTCGCAAAGCGCCCTCCCTTCGTCCGGTCCTGATCCGGTCGGGGGCGCTGGATCATGGGCTGCCCGAGGCCGACATCATGGTCAGCCCGTGGCATAATGTCCTGATCCAGAACGACAAAACGGCGCAGTTCTTCGAAGACAGTGAAGTTCTGTCCGCCGCCGGGCACCTGACGGGGCTCGACGGGGTGGATGTGGTAGACGTGGCCCAGGTCACGTATATCCACTTCATGTTCGACCAGCACCAGGTGGTGCTTTCCAACGGCTTCTGGACCGAAAGCTTCCGGCCCGACGAACGGGTCATGGCAAGCCTCGGCTCTCGCCAGCGCCGCCAGATTTTCGAGTTGTTCCCCGATCTTCGCGACACCGCGGGGCGCAAGGCCTACCAGGCCGCGCGCCGTGCGTTGACCGAAGCGGAAAGCCGTCTCCTGTTGAAGTGA